The Mixta hanseatica genome includes a region encoding these proteins:
- a CDS encoding ExbD/TolR family protein translates to MRSWNEPKKNKAHIELIPMIDVMMFLLVFFVLISLNVIPAQGLKTQLPGAASAQQLKPQKKAIVTLGDNDRLQLDGQPIALQDLVGRLKQQQRDEPLTIILNSDKGVAVERLVAVMDNLRQGGFTSVSIATRKL, encoded by the coding sequence ATGCGAAGCTGGAACGAACCGAAGAAAAACAAAGCGCATATTGAACTGATCCCAATGATCGACGTGATGATGTTTTTGCTGGTGTTCTTTGTGCTGATTAGCCTGAATGTAATACCGGCACAGGGACTGAAAACGCAGCTGCCGGGCGCGGCAAGCGCGCAACAGCTGAAACCGCAAAAGAAAGCGATTGTGACGCTGGGTGATAACGATCGGCTACAGCTGGATGGGCAACCGATCGCCCTGCAAGATTTAGTGGGGAGGCTGAAGCAGCAGCAGCGTGACGAACCGCTGACCATTATCCTCAACAGCGATAAAGGCGTCGCCGTAGAGCGACTGGTAGCCGTGATGGATAACCTGCGCCAGGGCGGCTTCACCTCCGTTTCTATCGCCACACGGAAACTGTGA
- a CDS encoding energy transducer TonB — MYALYRSRHMLSWLPALAAAGWMLWINQQVTLKVQPRYDESTMELVLAEPPVSETPAEPEPEPEPTPQPEPEPPPVADPLPEPIAAPQPVVPPQPQPKPKPKAVAQPKPRPQTTPRSQPAPVTQTRTAAQAPSAAAPRPSAASSNAANAGALENGYLQALRRDLEQRKRYPTGRQASLERPEGSVEIWLEVDRSGRVIASGIVSKARSMLLNRAASSSLQSISQLKPFPEGAFAGQSRKRFTATFNYRAP, encoded by the coding sequence ATGTACGCGCTCTATCGTTCCCGCCATATGTTGAGCTGGCTGCCTGCCCTTGCGGCAGCAGGATGGATGCTGTGGATTAACCAGCAGGTCACGCTAAAAGTTCAGCCTCGTTACGATGAATCCACCATGGAACTGGTGCTGGCGGAGCCGCCAGTGTCAGAAACGCCCGCCGAGCCGGAACCGGAACCTGAGCCGACGCCACAGCCGGAGCCAGAACCTCCTCCGGTAGCCGATCCGCTACCAGAGCCGATTGCCGCGCCGCAGCCGGTTGTACCGCCGCAGCCTCAACCAAAGCCGAAGCCCAAAGCGGTGGCGCAGCCAAAACCCAGGCCACAGACTACGCCCCGCTCACAGCCGGCGCCCGTGACACAAACGCGCACCGCCGCTCAGGCGCCTTCCGCCGCCGCGCCGCGCCCGTCGGCGGCCAGCAGCAACGCCGCTAATGCGGGTGCGCTGGAAAACGGTTATTTACAGGCGCTGCGCCGCGATCTGGAACAGCGTAAGCGTTATCCCACCGGCCGCCAGGCATCGCTTGAGCGCCCGGAAGGTAGCGTCGAGATCTGGCTGGAAGTCGATCGCAGCGGCCGCGTTATCGCCTCCGGCATCGTCAGTAAAGCGCGCAGCATGCTGTTAAACCGCGCAGCCAGCAGCAGCCTGCAAAGCATCAGCCAGCTTAAGCCTTTCCCCGAAGGCGCTTTCGCCGGTCAAAGCCGTAAACGTTTTACCGCCACGTTCAATTACCGGGCGCCCTGA
- a CDS encoding TonB-dependent receptor family protein gives MTTFKRSGIYLAVMAALLPGLAQAEENSDVGTIDVQGVSLGGGMMVQEETPKARSTVTKEAMDKMPSAANAIDKLKYTPGLNVNSTDASGLSGVDYTMRGMNSDQIGLSMDGIPINDSGNYAVYPNLLGDAENLQEIFVTQGASEADGPHIGSSGGNIGLVTRRPAKAFGGFVKQTLGSNDLSKTFARLETGEYNGFSNWLSYSHTEAKKWRGEGRLYSDKFEMNSLFEAENGNVSNLIVKYNRQENSNYNSISKAQFEQEGRDSDFPSSPQYNSRGQLSRYYKLNRNPFENLTVSFSQKLQLRDNLSWTIQPYYYWGNGGSFSSQSASTLSSTSDQAGQYDLSNLSSNTYYRPSWTQTWRPGITTKLKWDINEQHSLDVGYWYERARQRQTQPFISINADGNPAELWGEPGGSHQVKDANGNTVQGRDQYTVTPAQKIWLQDSWYLSPDWTLVGGLAWQHVERRGENNGSLYNSPEDRRASYHKFLPNFSASYRLNQQNQLFYSLSRNMRTPPNYVLYNVGDSISTKPELSWNHELGWRFQQEDMLLSATLFYLRYSDRQVSTTNSDGDYEMMNVGKVENRGIELEWSGQLPHHFNYYASYTFTDSEQKEDLTSDGVTLPTSGKTLPNVPKNLLNMTLGYDDGLWYSGVTAKYVGAFYGDLTNDEKVGGRTVFDLAAGVHLPVDKKIVKSAALRFGIDNLFDKEYLTSARTTVFNASARNGLDAATPYYNVGEERTFSVSLEATF, from the coding sequence ATGACCACCTTTAAACGTTCTGGAATTTATCTTGCGGTTATGGCTGCGCTGTTGCCCGGCCTGGCGCAGGCGGAAGAAAACAGTGATGTCGGCACCATTGATGTGCAGGGCGTCTCTCTGGGCGGCGGGATGATGGTTCAGGAGGAGACGCCCAAAGCGCGATCCACCGTCACCAAAGAGGCGATGGATAAAATGCCCTCCGCCGCCAACGCCATCGATAAGCTGAAGTATACGCCGGGGCTAAACGTTAACAGCACCGACGCCAGCGGTCTGAGCGGCGTTGACTACACCATGCGCGGGATGAATTCCGATCAGATCGGTCTGTCGATGGATGGCATTCCGATTAATGATTCCGGCAACTATGCGGTTTACCCTAACCTGTTAGGCGATGCGGAAAACCTGCAGGAGATCTTTGTGACGCAGGGTGCCTCCGAGGCGGACGGCCCGCATATTGGCTCCAGCGGCGGCAATATTGGGCTGGTGACCCGGCGTCCGGCGAAAGCGTTTGGCGGCTTCGTTAAACAGACGCTGGGCAGTAACGATCTCAGCAAAACCTTTGCGCGTCTGGAAACCGGTGAATACAACGGCTTCAGCAACTGGCTCTCTTATTCCCATACCGAAGCGAAAAAGTGGCGTGGCGAAGGCCGTCTCTATTCCGATAAGTTTGAAATGAATTCGCTGTTTGAGGCGGAAAACGGCAATGTCAGCAACCTGATCGTAAAGTATAACCGTCAGGAAAACAGCAACTACAACTCCATCAGCAAGGCGCAGTTTGAGCAGGAAGGACGCGACAGTGATTTTCCCTCCTCACCACAGTACAACAGCCGTGGCCAGCTGAGCCGCTATTACAAGCTGAATCGTAACCCGTTTGAAAACCTGACCGTTAGCTTTAGTCAGAAGCTACAACTGCGTGATAACCTGAGCTGGACCATCCAACCTTACTATTACTGGGGCAACGGCGGCAGCTTTAGTAGCCAGAGCGCGTCAACCCTTTCGTCCACCTCTGACCAGGCCGGACAGTACGATTTAAGCAATCTGAGCAGCAATACCTACTATCGTCCTTCATGGACGCAAACCTGGCGTCCCGGCATTACGACGAAATTAAAGTGGGACATTAACGAGCAGCATAGCCTTGATGTCGGCTACTGGTATGAACGCGCGCGCCAGCGCCAGACGCAGCCGTTTATCAGCATTAATGCAGATGGTAATCCGGCGGAGCTGTGGGGCGAGCCAGGCGGGTCGCATCAGGTAAAAGACGCTAACGGCAATACGGTACAGGGTCGCGATCAATATACCGTTACGCCCGCGCAAAAAATTTGGCTACAGGATAGCTGGTACCTTTCACCTGACTGGACGCTGGTGGGCGGCCTGGCCTGGCAGCACGTGGAACGGCGCGGCGAAAACAATGGCAGCCTGTATAACAGCCCGGAAGATCGTCGCGCCAGCTACCATAAATTCTTGCCCAACTTCAGCGCCAGCTATCGCCTGAACCAGCAGAACCAGCTGTTCTACAGCCTGTCGCGCAATATGCGTACCCCGCCCAACTATGTGCTGTACAACGTCGGCGATTCGATCAGCACCAAACCCGAGCTGAGCTGGAACCATGAACTGGGATGGCGTTTCCAGCAGGAAGATATGCTGCTGAGCGCCACGCTGTTCTACCTGCGCTATAGCGATCGACAGGTATCCACCACCAATAGCGATGGCGATTATGAAATGATGAACGTCGGTAAGGTGGAAAACCGCGGGATCGAGCTGGAGTGGAGCGGCCAGCTGCCGCACCACTTTAACTATTACGCCTCTTACACTTTCACCGATTCGGAGCAGAAAGAGGATCTCACCAGCGATGGCGTTACTCTGCCCACTTCTGGCAAAACATTGCCTAACGTGCCGAAAAACCTGTTGAATATGACGCTGGGCTACGATGACGGCCTGTGGTACAGCGGCGTCACCGCTAAATATGTCGGCGCGTTTTACGGCGATCTGACCAATGATGAAAAAGTGGGTGGCCGCACGGTCTTTGATCTGGCGGCAGGCGTTCATCTGCCGGTCGATAAGAAGATAGTGAAAAGCGCCGCGCTGCGTTTCGGCATCGATAACCTGTTTGATAAAGAGTATCTCACTTCGGCACGCACCACCGTGTTTAACGCCAGCGCGCGTAACGGGCTGGACGCCGCCACGCCTTATTACAACGTCGGCGAGGAGCGCACCTTCAGCGTCTCGCTGGAAGCCACTTTCTGA